A single genomic interval of Nostoc commune NIES-4072 harbors:
- a CDS encoding ATP-dependent Clp protease ATP-binding subunit — protein sequence MFEHFTSEAIRVIMLAQEEARRLGHNFVGTEQILLGLMGEGTGVAAKVLAELGVTLKDSRREVEKIIGRGSGFVPPEIPFTPKVKSLFEQSFKEAHSLGQNYINTEHLLLGLTEAGEGVAAKVLQNLGVDFKTVRSAIIRRLGENAPALAGGGSQKRTQPLTMEEFGRNLTKLAQEGRLDPVVGRQKEIERAIQILGRRTKNNPVLIGEPGVGKTAIAEGLAQRIINQDVPESLQDKQVISLDMGSLVAGTRFRGDFEERIKKVVEEVRTVGNIILVIDEIHTLVGAGGTEGGLDAANILKPALARGELQCIGATTLDEYRKHIERDAALERRFQPIMVGEPSVEETVQILYGLRGAYEQHHKVTILDSALVAAAELSDRYISDRFLPDKAIDLIDEAGSRVRLRNSQISPNKELKRELAGVTKEKEAAVRVQDFDKATQLRDQELKLAEQLQATFAQNDQPVNSTVVDEEDIAQIVASWTGVPVNKLTESESELLLHLEDTLHQRLIGQEQAVSAVSRGIRRARVGLKNPNRPIASFIFSGPTGVGKTELAKALAAYFFGAEDSMIRLDMSEYMESHTVSKLIGSPPGYVGYDEGGQLTEAVRRKPYSVLLFDEIEKAHPDVFNMLLQLLDDGHLTDAKGRKVDFKNTLIILTSNIGSKVIEKGGSGLGFDFDTQADASYNRIRTLVNEELKAYFRPEFLNRLDEIIVFTQLSRDEVKQIAEIMLRDVSKRLTEKGIILEVTDRFKDRVVQEGYNPSYGARPLRRAIMRLLEDSLAEAMLSGEITDGDTAIVDVDDDSQVRVRKSEKRELLLANVG from the coding sequence ATGTTTGAACACTTCACTTCCGAAGCCATTAGAGTAATTATGTTAGCTCAGGAGGAAGCCCGTCGCCTGGGACACAACTTTGTAGGAACAGAACAAATTCTCCTGGGTTTGATGGGAGAAGGAACTGGGGTTGCTGCTAAAGTGCTGGCCGAATTAGGCGTTACCCTCAAAGATTCACGTCGCGAGGTAGAAAAAATTATTGGCAGGGGTTCTGGCTTTGTACCACCAGAAATTCCTTTTACTCCTAAAGTAAAAAGCCTCTTCGAGCAATCGTTTAAAGAAGCTCATAGTCTGGGACAGAATTACATTAACACTGAACACTTACTCTTAGGATTGACCGAGGCTGGTGAAGGTGTTGCCGCCAAAGTACTGCAAAATCTAGGAGTTGACTTCAAGACTGTCCGCAGTGCCATAATTCGCCGTTTGGGTGAAAATGCACCAGCTTTAGCTGGTGGTGGTAGTCAAAAGCGCACTCAACCACTAACTATGGAAGAGTTTGGTCGGAATTTGACCAAATTAGCACAAGAAGGCAGACTTGACCCCGTAGTTGGTCGCCAAAAAGAAATTGAGCGGGCGATCCAGATCCTCGGTCGCCGCACTAAGAATAACCCAGTGTTGATTGGAGAACCAGGAGTTGGTAAAACTGCGATCGCAGAAGGTCTAGCTCAACGGATTATCAACCAGGATGTTCCCGAAAGTTTGCAAGACAAGCAAGTTATCAGCCTCGATATGGGGTCTTTGGTAGCTGGAACTCGCTTCCGTGGCGATTTTGAAGAACGCATCAAAAAAGTCGTAGAAGAAGTCCGCACTGTGGGCAATATCATCTTGGTGATTGACGAAATTCACACCTTGGTTGGCGCTGGTGGTACAGAAGGTGGTTTGGATGCAGCAAACATCCTCAAACCTGCCTTAGCACGGGGTGAACTCCAGTGTATCGGCGCAACTACCCTTGATGAGTATCGTAAGCATATCGAACGCGATGCCGCCCTAGAGCGTCGTTTCCAACCGATTATGGTTGGCGAACCCTCAGTAGAAGAAACCGTACAAATTCTTTACGGCTTGCGCGGCGCTTACGAACAGCACCACAAAGTCACAATTTTGGATTCAGCGCTTGTAGCAGCAGCAGAATTATCAGACCGCTACATTAGCGATCGCTTCTTACCAGATAAAGCAATAGACTTAATTGATGAAGCTGGTTCTCGCGTTCGTCTGCGGAACTCTCAAATTTCTCCCAATAAAGAACTCAAGCGTGAACTCGCTGGCGTTACCAAAGAGAAAGAAGCAGCAGTCAGAGTCCAAGATTTTGACAAAGCTACCCAACTGCGTGACCAAGAGTTAAAACTCGCAGAACAACTGCAAGCAACGTTTGCACAAAACGATCAACCCGTCAACTCGACTGTAGTTGACGAAGAAGATATTGCCCAAATCGTTGCCTCTTGGACTGGCGTACCAGTCAACAAGCTTACCGAGTCTGAGTCAGAATTGCTTCTGCACCTAGAAGACACTCTGCATCAACGGCTCATCGGTCAAGAGCAAGCAGTCTCGGCTGTATCTCGCGGTATCCGTCGCGCCCGTGTCGGCTTGAAGAATCCTAATCGTCCCATTGCTAGCTTTATCTTCTCTGGGCCTACCGGAGTCGGTAAAACAGAATTGGCGAAAGCATTAGCTGCCTACTTCTTCGGTGCGGAAGACTCCATGATTCGCCTAGATATGTCCGAATACATGGAAAGCCACACCGTCTCCAAGCTAATTGGTTCGCCTCCTGGTTATGTCGGATACGACGAAGGTGGACAACTTACAGAAGCAGTGCGCCGGAAACCGTACTCAGTGCTGCTATTCGACGAAATCGAAAAAGCACACCCCGATGTATTCAATATGTTGCTGCAACTCTTGGATGACGGTCATCTTACCGATGCCAAAGGTCGGAAAGTGGACTTCAAGAACACGCTGATCATTTTGACTTCCAACATCGGTTCTAAGGTGATTGAAAAAGGTGGTAGTGGTTTAGGCTTTGACTTTGACACTCAAGCCGACGCTAGTTATAACCGCATCCGCACCTTGGTAAATGAGGAATTGAAAGCTTACTTCCGTCCTGAGTTCCTTAACCGTCTCGATGAAATTATCGTCTTCACCCAGCTTTCTAGAGATGAAGTGAAGCAAATCGCTGAGATTATGCTTCGTGATGTTTCTAAGCGCTTGACAGAAAAAGGAATTATCTTAGAAGTTACCGATCGCTTCAAAGACCGTGTAGTACAAGAAGGCTACAACCCAAGTTATGGTGCTAGACCATTACGCCGGGCAATTATGCGCCTCCTAGAAGATTCTCTCGCCGAAGCAATGCTGTCTGGTGAAATTACAGATGGAGATACAGCGATCGTTGATGTTGATGATGACTCTCAGGTAAGAGTGCGAAAATCAGAAAAACGAGAATTGCTCTTGGCAAATGTTGGCTAA
- a CDS encoding DUF3288 family protein gives MINDASAGKDQQHPLYSRDRPLIDILLSQEATDYNLAELARLRMRYQGFPGARDIQKDLDKALQQWGLTEAELFEKTRQIHNLGGVYKSRGKKEEQDWN, from the coding sequence ATGATCAATGATGCATCGGCAGGTAAAGACCAACAACATCCTCTTTATAGCCGCGATCGCCCCCTTATTGATATTTTACTCTCTCAAGAGGCGACAGACTATAACTTAGCAGAATTAGCTAGGCTGCGAATGCGTTATCAAGGGTTTCCAGGGGCAAGAGATATCCAAAAAGACCTAGATAAAGCCTTGCAGCAGTGGGGTTTGACCGAAGCCGAGCTTTTTGAGAAAACTCGCCAAATTCACAATTTGGGGGGTGTTTACAAAAGTCGTGGCAAGAAAGAGGAACAGGATTGGAATTAG
- the aroC gene encoding chorismate synthase — translation MGNIFGHLFRISTFGESHGGGVGVVIDGCPPQLEISAEEIQVELDRRRPGQSKITTPRKEADTCEILSGVFEGKTLGTPISILVRNKDTRPQDYDEMSEKYRPSHADATYDAKYGIRNWQGGGRSSARETIGRVAAGAIAKKILRQVTNVEVIAYVKRIKDLEGVVDPNTVTLEQVESNIVRCPDPECSDRMIELIEQIGRQGDSIGGVVECVARNVPKGLGEPVFDKLEADIAKGVMSLPASKGFEIGSGFGGTLLTGIEHNDEFYIDPNGEIRTLTNRSGGIQGGISNGENIILRVAFKPTATIRKEQKTVTREGEETLLAAKGRHDPCVLPRAVPMVEAMVALVLCDHLLRHHGQCKVL, via the coding sequence ATGGGCAATATTTTTGGTCATCTATTTCGCATCAGTACTTTTGGCGAGTCTCACGGCGGCGGCGTGGGGGTTGTGATTGATGGTTGTCCTCCCCAATTAGAAATTTCGGCAGAAGAAATTCAAGTAGAACTAGATAGAAGGCGTCCCGGACAAAGTAAAATTACGACGCCTCGCAAAGAAGCAGATACCTGCGAGATTTTATCAGGGGTATTTGAAGGCAAAACTCTGGGAACGCCTATTTCAATTTTGGTGCGGAACAAAGACACTCGTCCCCAAGACTACGATGAGATGTCCGAGAAATATCGGCCATCTCATGCTGATGCAACTTATGATGCCAAATATGGCATTCGTAATTGGCAAGGCGGGGGTAGATCGTCAGCGCGTGAGACAATCGGAAGAGTAGCAGCAGGTGCGATCGCTAAAAAAATTCTTCGTCAAGTCACCAATGTCGAAGTTATCGCTTACGTTAAGCGCATCAAAGACTTGGAAGGTGTCGTTGATCCAAATACTGTCACCTTAGAACAAGTGGAAAGCAATATAGTGCGCTGTCCCGATCCTGAATGCAGCGATCGCATGATTGAATTGATTGAGCAAATAGGTAGACAAGGTGATTCTATCGGTGGTGTAGTAGAATGTGTGGCGCGAAATGTGCCAAAAGGTTTGGGCGAACCAGTATTTGATAAATTGGAAGCTGATATCGCCAAAGGTGTCATGTCTCTTCCTGCTAGCAAAGGCTTTGAAATTGGTTCCGGTTTTGGGGGAACGCTGCTAACCGGAATTGAGCATAACGACGAATTTTATATTGATCCAAATGGTGAAATCCGTACACTAACAAATCGTTCTGGTGGTATTCAAGGAGGAATTTCCAACGGAGAAAATATTATTTTGCGAGTTGCATTTAAGCCGACAGCAACAATTAGAAAAGAGCAGAAGACTGTAACTCGTGAAGGCGAAGAAACGCTCTTAGCAGCCAAAGGACGCCACGATCCTTGTGTATTACCGCGTGCAGTTCCAATGGTTGAGGCAATGGTGGCGTTGGTGCTGTGTGACCATTTGTTAAGGCATCATGGGCAGTGTAAGGTCTTGTAG
- the psbA gene encoding photosystem II q(b) protein gives MTATLQQRSSANVWDRFCEWITSTNNRIYIGWFGVVMIPTLLAATACFVIAFIAAPPVDIDGIREPVAGSLIYGNNIISGAVVPSSNAIGLHFYPIWEAASLDEWLYNGGPYQLVIFHFLIGVFCYLGREWELSYRLGMRPWIAIAYSAPVAAATAVFLVYPIGQGSFSDGMPLGISGTFNFMIVFQAEHNILMHPFHQLGVAGVFGGSLFSAMHGSLVTSSLVRETTETESQNYGYKFGQEEETYNIVAAHGYFGRLIFQYASFNNSRSLHFFLAAWPVIGIWFTALGVSTMAFNLNGFNFNQSIIDSSGRVISTWADVINRANLGMEVMHERNAHNFPLDLAAGDVAPVAMSAPAING, from the coding sequence ATGACAGCAACCTTACAACAGCGCTCAAGCGCCAACGTATGGGATAGATTCTGTGAGTGGATCACCAGCACCAACAACCGGATTTACATCGGTTGGTTCGGCGTAGTAATGATCCCCACCCTACTAGCCGCCACCGCTTGCTTCGTAATCGCCTTCATCGCCGCACCTCCAGTAGACATCGATGGTATCCGTGAGCCAGTAGCAGGTTCCTTAATCTACGGAAACAACATCATCTCTGGTGCAGTAGTACCTTCCTCCAACGCCATCGGTTTACACTTCTACCCAATTTGGGAAGCAGCATCTCTAGATGAGTGGTTATACAACGGTGGCCCTTACCAATTGGTAATATTCCACTTCTTGATCGGCGTATTCTGCTACCTGGGTCGTGAATGGGAACTATCCTACCGCTTAGGTATGCGTCCTTGGATTGCGATCGCATATTCTGCTCCAGTAGCAGCAGCAACAGCAGTATTCCTCGTATACCCAATCGGACAAGGTTCATTCTCTGACGGTATGCCTTTAGGTATCTCCGGAACCTTCAACTTCATGATCGTGTTCCAAGCAGAACACAACATCTTGATGCACCCCTTCCACCAACTAGGTGTAGCAGGTGTATTCGGTGGTTCACTGTTCTCTGCAATGCACGGATCTCTTGTAACTTCTTCACTAGTTCGTGAAACCACCGAAACCGAGTCACAAAACTACGGTTACAAATTCGGTCAAGAAGAAGAAACCTACAACATCGTTGCAGCCCACGGCTACTTCGGTCGTCTAATCTTCCAATACGCTTCATTCAACAACAGCCGTTCACTGCACTTCTTCTTAGCAGCATGGCCTGTAATCGGCATCTGGTTCACCGCCTTGGGTGTAAGCACAATGGCGTTCAACTTGAACGGTTTCAACTTCAACCAATCAATCATTGATTCAAGCGGTCGCGTGATCAGCACTTGGGCTGATGTAATCAACCGGGCTAACTTGGGTATGGAAGTAATGCACGAGCGTAACGCTCACAACTTCCCCTTAGATTTGGCTGCTGGTGATGTTGCTCCTGTAGCAATGAGCGCTCCTGCTATCAACGGTTAA
- the surE gene encoding 5'/3'-nucleotidase SurE has translation MTIILTNDDGIDAPGIRALLKAVNGKNAIIAAPADHQSGCGHQVTTTRAINLQRRSETEYAIAGTPADCVRIALTQIPADVKFVVSGINAGGNLGVDSYISGTVAAVREAAMHGIPGIAISQYRKAKQNFDWDMAAKFTVEVIEDLLQRPLEPGSFWNVNLPHLQPGEPDPTMVFCQPCNKPLPVNYRIEGDNFYYVGEYSKRDRTPGSDVDVCFSGNIAVTQLRV, from the coding sequence ATGACCATAATTTTAACTAACGACGACGGCATTGATGCCCCCGGTATCCGAGCGCTCCTGAAAGCTGTAAACGGCAAAAATGCTATTATCGCTGCTCCTGCTGATCATCAATCTGGCTGTGGACATCAAGTTACCACCACTCGTGCCATCAACCTCCAGCGACGTTCTGAGACTGAGTATGCGATCGCAGGCACTCCCGCCGATTGTGTAAGAATTGCCCTAACACAAATTCCGGCAGATGTCAAATTTGTAGTTTCAGGTATCAACGCTGGGGGCAACTTGGGAGTAGATTCCTACATTTCTGGCACAGTGGCTGCTGTGCGGGAAGCCGCAATGCACGGTATTCCTGGAATTGCCATTTCTCAATATCGCAAAGCCAAGCAGAATTTTGATTGGGATATGGCTGCCAAATTCACAGTTGAAGTAATAGAAGACTTACTCCAGCGTCCCCTAGAACCGGGAAGCTTTTGGAATGTGAACTTGCCCCATCTGCAACCAGGAGAACCAGATCCGACTATGGTGTTTTGCCAACCCTGTAACAAACCTTTGCCTGTAAACTATCGAATTGAAGGCGATAATTTTTATTATGTAGGCGAATATAGTAAACGCGATCGCACTCCTGGTAGCGATGTAGATGTATGTTTTTCCGGCAATATTGCGGTAACTCAGTTAAGGGTTTAA
- the psb32 gene encoding photosystem II repair protein Psb32 translates to MKQLFKQVFNSQKHLIRLILPLVTVILAASLFAVPAFATGVNQIPNLTAGNNTWVLDQGEVISRLNEGKINSAFEDLAKQTGKEVRIVTVRRLDYGETPESFTKELFEKWFPTKEAQANETLLVIDTVTNGTAIITGDQVKPMLTDSIAESIATETVSVPLRDGNKYNQAFLDASDRLVAVLSGKPDPGPPQIADNVQVEGTFKKAEETNQGNATAWVVGLLIAATVIPMATYYIYQINQPSSNG, encoded by the coding sequence ATGAAACAGCTTTTCAAACAAGTATTTAATAGTCAAAAACACCTCATCCGGCTAATTCTGCCTTTGGTGACGGTTATTTTAGCAGCCTCGCTGTTTGCCGTACCTGCTTTTGCTACAGGTGTGAATCAAATACCCAACCTCACAGCAGGGAATAACACCTGGGTTTTAGATCAGGGTGAAGTTATTAGCCGTCTGAATGAAGGTAAGATTAACAGCGCTTTCGAGGATTTGGCAAAGCAAACAGGTAAGGAAGTTAGAATAGTTACTGTTCGTCGCCTCGATTATGGGGAAACACCAGAAAGCTTCACCAAAGAACTGTTTGAAAAATGGTTTCCCACAAAAGAAGCCCAAGCTAATGAAACCTTATTGGTTATTGATACGGTTACTAATGGTACTGCCATTATAACTGGGGATCAAGTCAAGCCAATGCTTACTGACTCTATAGCCGAGAGTATAGCTACGGAAACAGTCAGTGTGCCGTTACGCGATGGTAACAAATACAATCAGGCATTTCTAGATGCAAGCGATCGCCTTGTTGCTGTTCTCTCCGGCAAACCCGATCCAGGGCCACCCCAAATTGCTGACAATGTACAGGTAGAAGGCACATTCAAGAAAGCAGAAGAAACCAACCAAGGTAACGCTACGGCTTGGGTAGTAGGATTGTTAATTGCCGCCACCGTTATCCCAATGGCGACTTACTATATCTATCAGATAAATCAGCCATCATCGAATGGGTAA
- a CDS encoding DUF4346 domain-containing protein: MDLIVEDLAAIDDKLSQRHIDLDPGGYFIIYLDRDAGLIYAKHFTNVIDDRGLAVDPETGKVIPARQKVERTHTTVFSARTAKELCVKIFEETQPSPVTQLDHAAYLGREFVRAEMALVTEQEYVQD; this comes from the coding sequence ATGGATTTAATAGTTGAAGATTTAGCCGCAATTGATGATAAACTTTCCCAGCGTCATATTGACCTCGATCCCGGTGGATATTTCATTATTTACTTAGATCGAGACGCAGGATTAATTTATGCCAAGCATTTTACAAATGTAATTGACGATCGCGGTTTAGCTGTCGATCCCGAAACGGGAAAGGTAATTCCAGCGCGACAAAAGGTAGAACGAACTCATACTACAGTTTTTAGCGCGAGGACGGCTAAAGAACTTTGCGTGAAAATCTTTGAGGAAACTCAGCCCTCTCCTGTAACTCAATTAGATCATGCAGCTTACTTAGGCCGAGAATTTGTCCGGGCTGAGATGGCTTTAGTTACAGAGCAAGAGTATGTTCAAGATTAA
- a CDS encoding pentapeptide repeat-containing protein, whose translation MNRDELIRRYAAGERNFALVKFSDPALDGIDLSGTDLTGNNMEEFYLARAILKAVSLVNARLFEVCLNSADLTEADLRGADLRRASINVANLTYADLRGARFHNTSFYKANLTGANLSGTDLGGCDFWEANLTGANLEGSSLHRTNFRNTIMPDGTIRNS comes from the coding sequence ATGAATCGTGATGAGTTGATTAGAAGATATGCTGCTGGAGAACGTAACTTCGCTCTAGTTAAATTTTCCGATCCTGCCTTGGACGGGATTGACCTGAGTGGCACTGACTTGACTGGGAATAATATGGAGGAGTTCTATCTTGCTCGTGCTATTTTGAAGGCAGTTAGTTTAGTTAATGCCAGATTGTTTGAAGTTTGTCTGAATAGTGCCGATTTGACTGAAGCCGATCTTAGAGGAGCAGACTTGCGACGTGCCAGTATCAATGTTGCTAACTTGACTTATGCCGACCTTAGAGGAGCGAGATTTCACAACACTAGCTTCTATAAGGCTAATTTAACAGGGGCTAACTTGAGCGGAACTGATTTAGGGGGATGCGACTTCTGGGAAGCTAACTTGACTGGAGCCAATTTGGAAGGATCTAGTCTGCATCGCACTAATTTTCGTAACACCATTATGCCAGATGGCACTATTCGGAATAGTTGA